The following are encoded in a window of Qingrenia yutianensis genomic DNA:
- the pckA gene encoding phosphoenolpyruvate carboxykinase (ATP) codes for MAKIDLSKYGISGTTEIVHNPSYDMLFEEETKSNLEGFEKGQVSELGAVNVMTGVYTGRSPKDKFIVMDENSKDTVWWTSDEYKNDNHPASKEAWTAVKNLALKELSNKRLFVVDAFCGTNKDTRMAIRFIVEVAWQAHFVTNMFIKPTAEELENFEPDFVVYNASKAKVENYKELGLNSETAVMFNITSREQVIVNTWYGGEMKKGMFSMMNYYLPLKGIASMHCSANTDMDGKNTAIFFGLSGTGKTTLSTDPKRLLIGDDEHGWDDNGVFNFEGGCYAKVINLDKDSEPDIYNAIKRDALLENVTLDKDGKIDFNDKSVTENTRVSYPINHIKNIVRPVSAAPDAKNVIFLSADAFGVLPPVSVLTPEQTQYYFLSGFTAKLAGTERGITEPTPTFSACFGQAFLELHPTKYAEELVKKMQKSGAKAYLVNTGWNGTGKRISIRDTRGIIDAILSGDIKNAPTKKIPYFNFEVPTELTGVDKNILDPRDTYANASEWEEKAKDLAARFIKNFAKYEGNAAGKALVSAGPQM; via the coding sequence ATGGCAAAAATTGATTTGAGCAAGTATGGCATTTCGGGTACAACCGAAATCGTGCACAATCCCTCTTACGATATGTTGTTTGAGGAAGAAACAAAATCAAATCTCGAAGGATTTGAAAAAGGTCAGGTAAGTGAACTCGGCGCAGTTAACGTTATGACAGGCGTTTACACGGGACGTTCGCCCAAAGACAAATTTATCGTTATGGATGAGAACTCAAAGGACACCGTTTGGTGGACAAGCGACGAATATAAAAACGACAACCACCCTGCTTCAAAAGAGGCTTGGACGGCTGTTAAAAACCTCGCGCTCAAAGAGCTTTCAAACAAAAGACTCTTTGTTGTGGACGCTTTCTGCGGTACGAACAAAGACACGCGTATGGCTATAAGATTTATAGTTGAGGTTGCTTGGCAGGCTCATTTTGTTACAAATATGTTCATCAAGCCGACCGCTGAAGAACTTGAAAACTTCGAGCCCGATTTCGTTGTTTACAACGCGTCGAAAGCTAAAGTTGAAAACTACAAAGAGCTTGGCTTAAATTCCGAAACCGCAGTTATGTTCAACATCACAAGCCGTGAGCAGGTTATTGTTAACACCTGGTACGGCGGCGAAATGAAAAAAGGTATGTTCTCTATGATGAACTACTACTTACCGCTCAAAGGCATTGCGTCTATGCACTGCTCGGCAAACACCGATATGGACGGCAAAAACACAGCTATCTTCTTCGGTCTTTCGGGCACAGGCAAAACAACTCTTTCCACCGACCCGAAACGTCTCCTCATCGGCGACGACGAGCACGGCTGGGACGACAACGGCGTATTCAACTTTGAGGGCGGATGCTATGCAAAGGTTATCAACCTTGACAAAGACTCCGAGCCCGACATCTACAACGCTATCAAACGCGACGCGCTTTTGGAGAACGTTACACTTGACAAAGACGGCAAAATCGACTTTAACGACAAGAGCGTAACGGAAAATACACGTGTATCTTATCCGATTAACCATATTAAAAATATCGTACGTCCCGTATCTGCCGCTCCCGACGCAAAGAACGTAATCTTCCTGTCGGCTGACGCATTCGGCGTACTCCCCCCTGTTTCGGTTCTTACACCCGAACAGACACAGTATTACTTCCTTTCGGGCTTTACCGCTAAACTTGCGGGTACAGAGCGCGGAATTACCGAACCCACACCGACATTCTCGGCTTGCTTCGGTCAGGCATTCCTGGAGCTCCACCCCACAAAATATGCGGAGGAACTCGTTAAGAAAATGCAGAAGAGCGGTGCGAAAGCATACCTCGTTAACACCGGCTGGAACGGCACCGGCAAACGTATCTCAATCCGCGATACAAGAGGTATTATCGACGCTATTTTGAGCGGTGACATCAAAAATGCACCCACAAAGAAAATCCCGTACTTCAACTTTGAAGTTCCCACAGAGCTCACGGGCGTTGACAAAAACATTCTCGACCCCAGAGATACTTATGCTAATGCTTCCGAGTGGGAAGAAAAAGCTAAAGACCTCGCTGCAAGATTTATCAAGAATTTTGCAAAATACGAGGGCAATGCGGCAGGCAAAGCTTTGGTAAGCGCAGGTCCGCAGATGTAG
- a CDS encoding lytic transglycosylase domain-containing protein: MYKFFKRLIIFALIAVIAACAFKTPILKAIYPIGYIDEIDENSQRFNVDKYLVMGVISAESGFDHQAQSHKGAMGAMQVKEDTAEWCNEHFALNLDVSNLYNPSVNITVGCSYLEYLIDMFDGDAYVALAAYNAGLGNVKNWLKDKNYSSDGKTLDKIPFKETDEYVKKVLKRRDIYKKLYG, encoded by the coding sequence ATGTATAAATTTTTTAAAAGGCTGATTATTTTTGCGCTTATCGCGGTGATAGCCGCCTGTGCTTTCAAAACGCCGATTTTAAAGGCAATATACCCGATCGGGTATATAGACGAAATTGACGAAAATTCACAGCGTTTCAACGTTGACAAATACCTTGTTATGGGTGTAATCAGCGCGGAGAGCGGATTTGACCATCAGGCGCAGAGTCACAAGGGCGCGATGGGCGCAATGCAGGTGAAAGAGGACACGGCAGAGTGGTGCAACGAGCACTTTGCGCTCAATCTCGACGTGAGCAATCTTTACAATCCGTCGGTAAATATCACGGTCGGGTGCTCGTATCTTGAATATCTTATAGATATGTTTGACGGCGACGCTTATGTGGCACTTGCGGCATACAACGCGGGGCTCGGGAACGTGAAAAACTGGCTCAAGGACAAAAACTATTCCTCCGACGGCAAAACGCTTGACAAAATTCCGTTCAAAGAAACCGACGAATACGTTAAAAAGGTGCTTAAACGCAGGGATATATACAAAAAGCTATATGGGTAA
- the coaE gene encoding dephospho-CoA kinase (Dephospho-CoA kinase (CoaE) performs the final step in coenzyme A biosynthesis.) — MIIGITGASGAGKSIASEIFNENGFYVIDLDKTAHGIYETSKECVGEVAKAFGKNILDADGRIVRKKLGEIVFADKEKLNILNKITHKYILEEVYAEMDGRKNVILDAPLLFETGLDKKCDITLGILSADSLKSARIEKRDSVSEIYAKNRLARQNGDGFFEENCTFCIRNDGGIDEFKDKIRLFIKNEVNKK; from the coding sequence GTGATTATCGGCATAACGGGCGCGTCGGGCGCAGGCAAAAGCATAGCATCCGAAATTTTTAACGAAAACGGGTTTTACGTTATCGACCTTGACAAAACCGCGCACGGAATATACGAAACAAGCAAAGAATGTGTCGGCGAAGTTGCAAAGGCTTTCGGCAAAAACATTCTTGACGCGGACGGGAGGATTGTCCGAAAAAAACTCGGCGAAATCGTTTTTGCGGACAAAGAAAAACTGAACATTTTGAACAAAATCACGCATAAATATATATTGGAGGAAGTTTATGCCGAAATGGACGGCAGGAAAAACGTCATTCTCGACGCGCCTCTTTTGTTTGAAACGGGGCTTGACAAAAAATGCGACATCACGCTCGGCATACTTTCGGCAGACAGTTTGAAATCCGCGCGTATAGAAAAGCGCGACAGCGTATCGGAAATTTACGCAAAAAACCGTCTTGCGCGCCAAAACGGCGACGGATTTTTTGAGGAAAACTGCACCTTCTGCATACGCAACGACGGCGGTATTGACGAATTTAAAGACAAAATCCGTCTGTTTATTAAAAATGAGGTGAACAAAAAATAA
- the polA gene encoding DNA polymerase I translates to MKKLLLIDGNSIINRAFYGIKLLTNKSGVFTNGIYGFLNILFKNIDELSPDYVCVAFDLKAPTFRHKMYDGYKAQRKPMPKELAMQMPILKDVLSALNIAMYEKEGYEADDIIGTISRICDEENVGCYIVTGDRDDLQLASQNTKILLTVTKGGANETTSYDEDAVFEKYGVTPERFIDVKALMGDSSDNIPGVAGIGEKTALGLIRKYENLDGVFAHADENTKSVAKKLADGKDSAYLSYTLAKIDRFVPIDFNFDDNLYGNFDAEKTEKIFKNLEFNSFLKKLGIGGAKTRAEVKFEKLNKAETSCGDDNNLVYRIYEADGEIFAFCYLSGDTVFAIYNDMFTEGDFYGEIKRVFEDENITKISSDIKKDIVLLHGRNIEFNGKYFDTSVGGYILNPSRSNYEISAVASEFLDIEIPDLKETLKKEKCTVSALNSETFSRIAAGETDAVSALWKYEKAEAEKHEQPHLLYDIELPLVKVLASMEIEGFKVDRQKLSDFSKYLSENIGILEKQIYAIAGEEFNISSPKQLGVILFEKLNLPAVKKTKTGYSTNAEVLEKLRGYNDIVEYILEYRMLTKLKSTYADGLLAVIGSDGRVHSSFNQTVTVTGRISSTEPNLQNIPQRKELGREIRKMFVAKNDEYTLVDADYSQIELRVLAHIADDKNMIEAFKNGADIHTATAKNVFGVTDDEITPMLRSKAKAINFGIVYGKGEFSLAQDLHVTRKEAKAYIDGYFEKYSGIKKYMENIVKTGKEQGFVETIFGRRRYIPELKSSNFMLRSSGERMALNTPIQGTAADIIKIAMVKVYNALKAENLKSKLILQVHDELLIETYIPEKEKVKKILKECMESACDLKARLVAEVGEGKTWYDAH, encoded by the coding sequence ATGAAAAAATTATTGCTTATCGACGGAAACAGCATAATAAACCGTGCATTTTACGGCATAAAACTTCTCACAAACAAAAGCGGAGTTTTCACCAACGGAATTTACGGTTTTTTAAACATACTTTTTAAAAATATTGACGAGCTTTCGCCCGACTATGTGTGTGTTGCGTTTGACTTAAAAGCGCCTACCTTCCGCCATAAAATGTATGACGGCTACAAGGCGCAGAGAAAGCCTATGCCCAAGGAGCTTGCTATGCAGATGCCGATTTTAAAGGACGTTTTGTCGGCGCTTAACATTGCAATGTACGAAAAAGAGGGCTACGAGGCGGACGACATTATCGGCACAATCAGCAGAATTTGCGACGAAGAAAATGTCGGATGCTATATCGTCACGGGCGACAGGGACGATTTACAGCTTGCAAGCCAAAACACAAAAATTCTTCTCACCGTCACCAAGGGCGGTGCGAACGAAACCACATCATACGACGAGGACGCGGTTTTTGAAAAATACGGAGTTACGCCCGAGCGGTTTATTGACGTTAAGGCGCTTATGGGCGACAGCTCGGACAATATTCCGGGAGTTGCCGGAATAGGTGAAAAAACCGCGCTCGGACTTATCCGGAAATACGAAAATCTCGACGGAGTTTTTGCGCACGCGGACGAAAACACAAAGAGCGTTGCCAAAAAGCTTGCCGACGGCAAAGACAGCGCGTATTTAAGCTATACGCTCGCGAAAATCGACCGTTTTGTGCCGATTGATTTTAACTTTGACGACAACTTATACGGCAATTTTGACGCGGAAAAAACCGAAAAAATATTTAAAAATCTTGAGTTTAACTCATTTTTGAAAAAACTCGGCATAGGCGGTGCGAAGACCAGAGCCGAGGTTAAATTTGAAAAGCTTAACAAAGCCGAAACTTCGTGCGGTGATGACAACAATCTTGTTTACAGAATTTACGAAGCGGACGGCGAAATTTTTGCATTTTGCTATCTTTCGGGCGATACCGTTTTTGCAATTTACAACGATATGTTCACCGAGGGCGATTTTTACGGCGAGATAAAACGTGTGTTTGAAGATGAAAACATCACAAAAATTTCGTCCGACATAAAAAAAGATATTGTTCTTCTGCACGGCAGAAACATAGAATTTAACGGGAAATATTTCGACACGTCGGTGGGCGGATACATTCTAAATCCGTCGCGCTCGAACTACGAAATCAGCGCGGTTGCAAGTGAATTTTTAGACATTGAAATTCCCGATTTGAAAGAAACGTTAAAAAAAGAAAAATGCACCGTTTCGGCGCTTAATTCCGAAACGTTTTCGCGCATTGCCGCCGGAGAAACCGACGCGGTATCGGCTCTTTGGAAATATGAAAAGGCCGAGGCGGAAAAGCACGAACAGCCGCACCTTTTATACGACATTGAACTGCCTCTTGTAAAGGTTCTTGCGTCAATGGAAATTGAGGGATTTAAGGTTGACAGACAAAAACTTTCGGACTTTTCAAAATATTTGTCCGAAAATATCGGTATTCTGGAAAAGCAGATTTATGCAATCGCAGGCGAGGAATTTAACATTTCGTCGCCCAAACAGCTCGGCGTAATTCTGTTTGAAAAGCTGAATTTGCCTGCCGTTAAAAAGACGAAAACGGGATATTCCACAAACGCGGAGGTTTTGGAAAAACTCCGCGGATACAACGACATTGTTGAATATATTTTGGAATACCGTATGCTGACAAAGCTGAAATCCACCTATGCGGACGGACTTTTGGCGGTTATCGGCAGTGACGGGCGCGTACATTCAAGCTTTAACCAAACCGTCACCGTGACGGGCAGAATAAGCTCAACCGAGCCGAATTTGCAGAACATTCCCCAGCGCAAAGAACTGGGGCGCGAAATCCGCAAAATGTTTGTTGCGAAAAACGACGAATACACGCTTGTTGACGCAGATTATTCACAGATTGAATTAAGGGTTCTCGCGCACATTGCCGATGACAAAAATATGATTGAAGCATTCAAGAACGGCGCGGACATTCACACCGCCACCGCGAAAAACGTTTTCGGCGTGACAGATGATGAAATCACGCCTATGCTCCGTTCAAAGGCAAAGGCGATAAATTTCGGCATTGTTTACGGCAAGGGCGAATTTTCGCTCGCACAGGATCTGCATGTTACGCGCAAAGAGGCAAAAGCGTATATCGACGGATATTTCGAAAAATATTCGGGCATTAAAAAATATATGGAAAACATTGTTAAAACGGGCAAGGAGCAAGGATTTGTCGAAACGATTTTCGGCAGACGGCGCTATATTCCCGAGCTTAAATCGTCCAACTTTATGCTCCGTTCGTCGGGCGAGAGAATGGCGCTCAACACGCCTATTCAGGGCACTGCCGCAGACATTATAAAAATTGCGATGGTGAAAGTTTACAACGCGCTGAAAGCGGAAAATCTGAAATCGAAACTCATTTTGCAGGTGCACGACGAACTTTTGATTGAAACGTACATTCCCGAAAAAGAAAAGGTTAAAAAGATTTTAAAAGAGTGTATGGAAAGCGCGTGCGACCTTAAAGCGCGCCTTGTTGCGGAGGTCGGCGAGGGAAAAACCTGGTACGACGCACACTGA
- the spoVG gene encoding septation regulator SpoVG, which translates to MEITDIRIRQIAETGKMKAVVSVTFDNCFVVHDIKIIEGQDKLFIAMPSRKTPENEYKDIAHPINMEMRELLQQRIIDKYESTLVQDELNAIDIVG; encoded by the coding sequence ATGGAAATAACGGATATCAGAATAAGACAGATTGCTGAAACGGGAAAAATGAAAGCGGTGGTGTCGGTGACGTTTGACAACTGCTTTGTGGTGCACGACATCAAAATAATCGAGGGGCAGGACAAGCTTTTTATAGCAATGCCCAGCCGAAAAACTCCCGAAAACGAGTATAAAGACATTGCGCACCCGATAAATATGGAAATGCGCGAGCTTTTGCAGCAGAGAATTATTGATAAATACGAGAGTACGCTCGTTCAGGACGAGCTTAACGCTATTGATATAGTGGGATAG
- a CDS encoding FeoB-associated Cys-rich membrane protein, producing the protein MFAWLAQNISTIIVAAVLILIVALIVKYLVKNKRQGKSSCGAGCAHCALHGKCHGAK; encoded by the coding sequence ATGTTTGCTTGGCTTGCACAAAACATTTCTACAATTATTGTAGCTGCAGTGCTTATTTTGATTGTTGCGCTTATTGTTAAATATCTTGTAAAGAATAAGCGGCAGGGAAAATCCTCTTGCGGCGCAGGGTGCGCACATTGTGCTCTTCACGGCAAGTGTCACGGCGCAAAATAA
- a CDS encoding class II aldolase/adducin family protein encodes MTEAEIKQQICDIGKRIYDRGMVASNDGNISVKISENEFLCTPTGVSKGFMTPEYICKIDSDGKVLEANEGFRPSSEIKMHLRVYKERPDVKSVVHAHPMYATSFAIAGIPLVDPIMPEAVISLGAVPIAEYGTPSTEEIPDAVSKYLQDFDAVLLENHGALSYGDSLLNAYHKMESLEFYAQLLFLSKQLGGPNKFDNENIKRLYQIRRNFKMTGKHPANLCNGQDCKDCNVMSCCVKMR; translated from the coding sequence ATGACAGAGGCAGAAATCAAGCAACAGATTTGCGACATAGGCAAAAGAATTTACGACCGCGGAATGGTTGCGTCAAACGACGGAAACATCTCGGTTAAAATTTCGGAAAACGAATTTTTGTGCACTCCCACGGGCGTGAGCAAAGGTTTTATGACACCCGAATACATATGCAAAATTGATTCCGACGGCAAGGTTTTGGAGGCGAACGAGGGTTTCAGACCGTCGTCCGAAATCAAAATGCACCTTCGCGTATACAAAGAGCGCCCCGACGTTAAAAGCGTTGTTCACGCGCACCCGATGTATGCCACAAGCTTTGCAATCGCAGGTATTCCCCTTGTAGACCCCATTATGCCCGAGGCGGTTATTTCGCTCGGCGCTGTTCCCATTGCGGAATACGGCACACCGTCCACCGAGGAAATCCCCGACGCGGTTTCAAAATATTTGCAGGATTTTGACGCTGTTCTTTTGGAAAACCACGGCGCGCTTTCCTACGGCGATTCGCTTCTTAACGCGTATCACAAAATGGAGTCGCTCGAATTTTACGCACAGCTTTTGTTCCTTTCAAAACAGCTCGGCGGACCCAACAAATTTGACAACGAAAACATCAAACGTCTTTATCAGATAAGACGCAACTTTAAAATGACCGGCAAACACCCTGCAAACCTTTGCAACGGTCAGGACTGCAAGGACTGCAACGTTATGTCCTGCTGTGTCAAGATGAGATAA
- a CDS encoding DeoR/GlpR family DNA-binding transcription regulator, which translates to MLAIERHNRILEMLKENGSAAVSVLSEVLGVTEETVRRDLEKMEKNGELIRTHGGAVSVDQTTAELSYNRRFKAYTAEKVRIAKEASRHINPFDTVFIDASTTAYYLANEIKNIKNLTVITNSLKVISLLSDSGVRVVSVGGVLSENGSFVGNIAEKCIEKSLFANKMFFSAKGFADNFLILESDGAEAAVKQKMFENAKTKYFLCDKSKFGKVGHIKLTSADNVDYIITDRHFSEDERAYLDEHGTKTAEV; encoded by the coding sequence ATGCTCGCGATTGAACGTCACAACAGAATACTTGAAATGTTAAAGGAAAACGGCTCGGCGGCAGTCAGTGTTTTGAGCGAGGTTTTGGGTGTTACCGAAGAAACGGTGCGCCGTGACCTTGAAAAAATGGAGAAAAACGGCGAGCTTATCCGCACGCACGGCGGTGCGGTGAGCGTTGACCAAACCACCGCGGAGCTTTCGTACAACCGCAGATTTAAGGCGTATACCGCCGAAAAGGTGCGCATTGCAAAAGAGGCATCACGGCACATAAACCCGTTTGACACGGTGTTTATCGACGCGTCAACCACCGCATATTATCTTGCAAACGAAATTAAAAACATCAAAAATTTAACCGTAATTACAAATTCGTTGAAGGTGATTTCGCTTTTGTCCGACAGCGGTGTGAGAGTGGTGAGCGTCGGCGGTGTTTTGAGCGAAAACGGTTCATTTGTGGGAAATATTGCGGAAAAATGTATTGAAAAAAGTCTTTTTGCGAACAAAATGTTCTTTTCCGCAAAAGGTTTTGCCGACAATTTTCTTATTCTGGAGAGCGACGGCGCCGAGGCGGCAGTCAAGCAGAAAATGTTTGAAAATGCGAAAACCAAGTATTTTTTGTGCGACAAAAGCAAGTTCGGCAAGGTGGGGCATATCAAGCTCACAAGCGCGGACAATGTGGATTATATCATCACTGACAGGCATTTTTCGGAGGACGAGCGCGCGTATCTTGACGAACACGGCACAAAAACCGCGGAGGTATAA
- a CDS encoding LysR family transcriptional regulator has product MNILHLRYAVEVASTGSINKAAENLFMNQPNLSRAIKELEENLGIAIFERTTRGMIVTREGEQFLEYARKILAQIDEVENIYKRERGEKQRFSASVPRASYIAEAFLALNKYIDKKEPSEIFYQETNSMTTVSNIVNGICRLGIIRYASNYDSYFKRLLEEKNLSYELITEFGYVAAMSEKHELAKEKTVSCESLSAFTEIVHTDSSTPPQPFPSHKREVTEDNINKRIFVFDRASQFDILSENTDSFMWVSPLPKSLCERYRLVQKRSEESKKIYKDMLIYRGDYKLSKLDSIFISEVCRVKRECFNF; this is encoded by the coding sequence GTGAATATTCTTCATTTAAGATACGCCGTTGAGGTGGCAAGCACGGGTTCCATAAACAAAGCGGCGGAAAATCTTTTTATGAATCAGCCGAATTTGAGCCGTGCGATAAAGGAGCTTGAGGAAAATCTCGGCATTGCTATTTTTGAGCGCACAACGCGCGGAATGATTGTAACGCGCGAGGGCGAGCAGTTTTTGGAATACGCGCGCAAAATTCTTGCGCAGATAGACGAGGTTGAAAACATCTACAAACGCGAACGCGGCGAAAAACAGCGTTTTTCCGCGTCTGTTCCGCGCGCAAGCTACATTGCCGAGGCGTTTCTGGCGCTGAATAAGTATATCGACAAAAAAGAGCCGTCCGAAATTTTTTATCAAGAAACAAACTCTATGACAACCGTCAGCAACATTGTAAACGGCATATGCAGGCTGGGAATTATCCGCTATGCGTCCAACTACGACTCGTATTTCAAACGGCTTTTGGAGGAGAAAAATCTTTCGTATGAGCTTATAACAGAGTTCGGTTATGTTGCCGCTATGAGCGAGAAACACGAGCTTGCAAAAGAAAAAACAGTGTCGTGCGAGAGCCTTTCTGCGTTTACCGAAATTGTGCACACCGATTCTTCAACTCCGCCGCAGCCTTTTCCGTCGCATAAAAGAGAGGTAACAGAGGATAATATAAACAAGCGTATTTTTGTGTTTGACCGTGCGAGCCAGTTTGACATTCTTTCGGAAAACACCGACAGTTTTATGTGGGTTTCGCCGCTTCCCAAAAGCCTTTGCGAGCGTTACAGGCTTGTGCAGAAAAGGTCGGAGGAAAGCAAGAAAATCTACAAGGATATGCTTATTTACAGAGGCGACTACAAGCTTTCAAAGCTGGACAGCATCTTCATCTCCGAAGTTTGCAGAGTTAAAAGGGAATGTTTTAATTTTTGA